Proteins encoded in a region of the Chryseobacterium piperi genome:
- a CDS encoding cyclic-phosphate processing receiver domain-containing protein translates to MKMIKLLFLDDIRFPSEVYDYTNQEIFLREDWYIVRNYQEFVKRILEDGLPDMISFDHDLADIHYFDVDISEFAEKTGCDCAKWLIEYCMDHQMNLPEFYSHSMNPVGRDNMMNLLENFKNHQKILLRR, encoded by the coding sequence ATGAAAATGATAAAGCTTTTGTTTCTCGATGATATCAGATTTCCAAGTGAAGTTTATGACTATACAAATCAGGAAATATTCCTTCGTGAAGACTGGTATATTGTTAGGAATTACCAAGAGTTTGTTAAGAGAATCTTAGAAGATGGCCTTCCTGATATGATCTCTTTTGATCATGATCTGGCTGATATACATTATTTCGATGTTGATATTTCAGAATTTGCTGAGAAAACCGGATGTGATTGTGCCAAATGGTTGATTGAATATTGCATGGACCATCAGATGAATTTACCGGAGTTTTATAGTCATTCAATGAATCCGGTAGGCAGGGATAATATGATGAATTTATTGGAAAATTTTAAAAATCATCAAAAAATTTTATTACGCAGATAG
- a CDS encoding ribonuclease H-like YkuK family protein: METQQEIWQNMTGKFFHRPIIQLIEEAIIREQANGYRLKVCVGSDSHVYGGIISYATAVVIIREGKGAFTFIRKQKEIQTISIKERMLNEVNKSVEIAYAICSVLDTYGVEMEVHADINTDPDFKSNVALKDAMGYILGMGYVFKAKPYAFASSNCADMMV; this comes from the coding sequence ATGGAAACGCAACAAGAAATATGGCAAAATATGACTGGAAAATTTTTCCACAGACCTATCATACAGTTGATAGAAGAAGCCATCATCCGTGAACAAGCTAATGGGTACCGACTGAAAGTTTGTGTGGGATCAGATTCTCATGTCTATGGAGGTATCATCAGCTATGCTACAGCAGTAGTAATTATTCGCGAGGGAAAAGGAGCGTTTACCTTTATTAGAAAACAAAAGGAAATACAAACTATCAGCATTAAGGAACGGATGCTCAATGAGGTAAATAAGTCTGTGGAAATTGCTTATGCTATCTGTTCTGTTTTGGATACGTATGGAGTGGAAATGGAGGTACACGCAGATATCAATACTGATCCTGATTTTAAATCCAATGTCGCCTTAAAGGATGCGATGGGCTATATTTTAGGAATGGGCTATGTATTCAAAGCTAAACCGTATGCTTTTGCGAGTTCCAATTGCGCTGATATGATGGTTTAA
- a CDS encoding tetratricopeptide repeat protein yields the protein MNKQKFIDKFIRAFFILVFLKILGILAQLFHQSFWSVIGTLVIFMVVAVMIFLVMISLRDKERGNNSSGKRGSRGGNFYLETSLFDRIRNKYEELAEKYIAEKEYKKAAKVYMNLLQDHYRAAKTLEDNGFYNEAAVIYLKKLNNRSGAAVCYEKARQYGKAIDLYKELEQKEKVGDLYKEMNDVKNARIYYQMVADDYVDNNQMVKASLIYRKKMETPDEAQKVLLKGWEENKDAFNCLNNYFANIFDIKKLENQIRTLYEHTPADKKIIYLEAMKLEFKRSPELHATTRNIAYEIIAEKIDTRSEIVNELKYFNPDDQVILKDISRYKTGRNKMFRY from the coding sequence ATGAATAAGCAGAAATTTATAGACAAATTCATAAGAGCTTTCTTTATTCTGGTATTTCTGAAAATTTTAGGGATATTGGCGCAGCTTTTCCATCAGAGTTTCTGGAGTGTTATAGGAACACTTGTGATCTTTATGGTAGTGGCTGTCATGATTTTTTTGGTGATGATCAGTTTAAGAGATAAAGAGCGAGGTAACAATAGTTCTGGAAAAAGAGGAAGTAGAGGAGGTAATTTCTATCTGGAAACCTCACTTTTCGACAGGATCAGGAATAAATATGAAGAACTTGCCGAAAAATACATTGCCGAAAAAGAATATAAAAAAGCTGCCAAAGTGTATATGAATCTTTTACAGGACCATTACCGGGCTGCAAAAACTTTAGAAGACAACGGGTTCTATAATGAAGCAGCCGTGATTTATCTCAAAAAGCTTAATAACAGATCTGGAGCAGCGGTATGTTATGAAAAAGCCAGACAATATGGTAAAGCTATCGATCTTTATAAAGAACTAGAGCAGAAAGAAAAAGTTGGCGATTTATATAAAGAGATGAATGATGTAAAAAATGCCCGTATCTACTATCAAATGGTTGCAGATGATTATGTTGATAATAACCAGATGGTAAAGGCTTCTTTGATTTATAGAAAAAAAATGGAAACTCCGGATGAAGCGCAAAAAGTATTATTAAAAGGCTGGGAAGAAAATAAAGATGCATTCAATTGTCTTAATAATTATTTTGCCAATATTTTTGATATCAAAAAATTAGAAAACCAGATTCGGACTTTATACGAACATACTCCAGCTGATAAAAAAATCATTTACCTGGAAGCTATGAAACTTGAATTTAAAAGGAGCCCGGAACTTCATGCTACTACACGAAATATTGCTTATGAAATTATTGCAGAGAAAATAGATACCCGCTCTGAAATCGTTAATGAATTGAAATATTTCAATCCAGATGATCAGGTTATTTTAAAAGATATTTCGAGATATAAGACGGGAAGGAATAAGATGTTTAGGTATTAA